From Flavobacterium arcticum, the proteins below share one genomic window:
- a CDS encoding acyl-CoA dehydrogenase: MDFKLTEEHLMIQQAARDFAQTELLPGVIERDETQTFPTEQIKKMGELGFLGMMVDPKYGGSGLDTISYVLAMEEISKIDASASVVMSVNNSLVCWGLQTFGTEEQKQKYLTRLATGEIIGAFCLSEPEAGSDATSQKTTAIDKGDHYLLNGTKNWITNGNTADVYLVIAQTDVEKKHKGINALIIEKGMPGFEIGAKEQKLGIRGSDTHSLMFTDVKVPKENRIGEDGFGFKFAMKTLSGGRIGIASQALGIASGAYELALKYSKERKAFGTEICNHQAIAFKLADMAVSIEAARHLCIKAAWDKDNHNNYDISGAMAKLYASQVAMDTTIEAVQIHGGNGYVKEYHVERLMRDAKITQIYEGTSEIQKIVISRSIISQ, translated from the coding sequence ATGGATTTTAAACTTACTGAAGAACACCTGATGATACAGCAGGCAGCTAGAGATTTTGCACAAACAGAATTACTGCCGGGTGTTATAGAAAGAGATGAAACACAAACTTTCCCTACTGAACAAATAAAGAAAATGGGGGAGCTTGGCTTTTTAGGAATGATGGTTGACCCTAAATATGGTGGTAGTGGGCTAGATACTATATCTTATGTACTTGCTATGGAAGAAATTTCTAAAATAGATGCTTCAGCTTCAGTAGTTATGTCTGTAAACAATTCACTTGTTTGCTGGGGACTACAAACATTTGGTACAGAAGAACAAAAACAAAAATACCTTACACGTCTTGCTACTGGCGAAATTATAGGAGCTTTCTGCCTTTCTGAACCAGAAGCAGGAAGTGATGCTACATCACAAAAAACAACTGCTATAGACAAGGGTGACCATTACTTACTTAACGGTACTAAAAACTGGATAACTAACGGTAATACTGCCGATGTTTATCTTGTAATAGCACAAACCGATGTTGAAAAAAAACATAAAGGAATTAATGCCCTTATAATAGAAAAAGGTATGCCAGGCTTTGAAATTGGCGCTAAAGAACAAAAACTAGGTATTAGAGGTTCTGATACACACTCATTAATGTTTACTGATGTTAAAGTACCTAAAGAAAACCGTATAGGCGAAGATGGGTTTGGTTTTAAATTTGCCATGAAAACTCTTTCTGGTGGTAGAATTGGTATTGCTTCACAAGCTTTGGGTATTGCCTCAGGAGCTTATGAATTAGCCCTTAAATACTCTAAAGAGCGTAAAGCTTTTGGCACAGAGATATGTAACCACCAAGCTATAGCTTTTAAACTAGCTGATATGGCTGTAAGTATTGAGGCTGCTCGTCACCTTTGTATTAAAGCAGCATGGGATAAAGACAACCATAATAACTATGACATCAGCGGAGCTATGGCAAAATTATATGCATCGCAAGTAGCTATGGACACCACTATAGAGGCTGTACAAATACATGGTGGTAACGGATATGTTAAAGAATACCATGTTGAGCGTTTAATGCGTGATGCTAAAATAACTCAGATATATGAGGGAACATCTGAAATACAGAAAATAGTAATATCGAGATCTATTATCTCTCAATAA
- a CDS encoding helix-turn-helix domain-containing protein, with the protein MNVIGQKIKKLREEKGITQEAMALQLDVTQSNYGRLEKDDRRLNVVKLLKIVRILNTNISYVFNETENNITESNANLSSTNKEVYDILVESLRAEIQHLKEEINFLRVIVKN; encoded by the coding sequence ATGAATGTAATTGGGCAAAAAATAAAAAAGCTAAGAGAAGAGAAGGGCATCACGCAAGAAGCAATGGCGTTGCAACTAGATGTAACGCAAAGTAATTACGGAAGACTTGAAAAAGATGACCGCAGGCTTAATGTTGTTAAACTCTTAAAAATAGTAAGAATATTAAACACAAATATCTCTTATGTTTTTAATGAAACAGAAAACAACATTACAGAAAGTAATGCAAACCTTAGTAGTACTAACAAAGAAGTATATGATATACTTGTAGAAAGTCTTAGAGCAGAGATACAACATCTTAAAGAAGAAATAAACTTTCTTAGGGTAATTGTAAAAAACTAA
- a CDS encoding T9SS type B sorting domain-containing protein, with the protein MIKFLLALVFTFFLPVSLFAQLDNFSLNVVATDESCDDNGTLTFTVNNATSGSEFLFTVFLQPDLVNPIAVTNSFSVSNLDSGTYTVIAVQSFNGESNLEEAIVTINNIIEPLQYDINSVNQNCSVGGQIEIITTNGTAAEYEIISGPETRPLQTSTIFEGLAPGTYNIRVFDICGQGVVTTYTLILQPASPTISIPTYDESITTDCDSVIITNTITYPDGIVISYPLTIIYTIYPPNGIPEIIQTQVYNEGVPNMLELINEFQLYDGTPYTYDISITNGCDIAYGNSGMAVNPQPTLAYTIEEMDCGTKYFILDAGHYSPPFTLLFDVVPENDVFNPILFNPEHPGPFDDNNAINGIVAYGDINTPVPEGNYSVVLIDACGRTSAVAFEVANNLPNPTVIGRNNGCFSDLGRIIAFIGERDVVSAEILDAPLAYVETLNETESLPQDVSSFINSNGRLNLTNLPLGTYLIRIIDECGQVYEKEVTIPPFVEQDFTISTLIDCTIGLGSIEMSSGNGALTSVMLLSAPMGYEGTIPSDLSASIDSGDLYLDNLPEGNYTFQGIDICGLQRELTVTVEGYQPSDNPFTFIPNCGSFDIMMTDDAVSSGEPTYWLQKLLNADTNEWGHPDTAVIYPDDSIPTEDNSLSLPNNTTIFNLTFSGDFRIIKAFESFGNGNEVKNCLEVLGTFNYLNQPRINGLYKLSCTINPDDIYIDADGIAPLHYRIENSVTNEVILDNGTNNIFSNLASGTYQFAIEDDCGNISRLTQNIDVLPDLVVANEPNYVFDCFDVNNEIGISHDFDLSELNSIILGDQNESLYILTYHISQADADAGVNALPELYTATQLATTIYARLIHNYISICYDVVSFQLLLAPNPVLQLQETYYLCDEDAIVTLFAGNGYDSYLWSTGETSSSITVSELGNYTVTVTQGSCDASGEITVALSSVPTVIDIDTEDWTYNNNTIIVSVIGDGEYEYSIDGFLYQNENVFTGLEAGVYTVYIRDINGCGVVEEQVVLLYYPKFFTPNGDGINETWRIPFSFFEPELDVFIYDRYGKLITGFDAQSQGWDGTYNGKRLPSTDYWFVVNRQDGRVHKGHFSLLR; encoded by the coding sequence ATGATAAAGTTTTTGTTGGCATTGGTTTTTACTTTTTTTCTTCCAGTTTCTTTGTTTGCTCAACTTGATAATTTTAGTCTTAATGTTGTTGCTACTGATGAAAGCTGTGATGATAATGGTACGCTTACATTTACTGTTAATAATGCTACTTCAGGTTCTGAATTTCTTTTTACTGTGTTTTTGCAGCCCGATTTGGTAAACCCTATTGCAGTTACTAATTCTTTTTCGGTTTCTAATCTTGATTCAGGTACTTATACCGTTATAGCAGTACAGTCTTTTAATGGTGAATCAAACTTAGAAGAAGCTATTGTGACTATTAATAATATCATAGAGCCTTTGCAGTATGATATAAATTCCGTTAATCAAAATTGTTCCGTAGGTGGTCAAATAGAAATTATTACGACTAATGGTACGGCTGCAGAGTATGAAATTATATCTGGTCCTGAAACGAGACCTCTCCAAACGTCTACTATTTTTGAAGGTTTAGCTCCAGGTACTTATAATATACGTGTTTTTGATATTTGCGGGCAGGGTGTAGTGACTACTTATACATTAATACTACAACCCGCAAGCCCCACAATATCTATACCTACCTATGACGAGTCAATTACTACTGATTGTGATTCTGTTATTATAACTAATACTATTACTTATCCAGATGGAATTGTTATCAGTTATCCATTAACTATTATTTATACTATATATCCTCCAAATGGAATTCCTGAGATTATACAAACTCAGGTGTATAATGAAGGTGTTCCAAATATGTTAGAATTGATTAATGAGTTTCAGTTATATGATGGTACACCGTATACTTATGATATTTCTATAACGAATGGTTGCGACATAGCGTATGGAAACTCAGGTATGGCAGTTAACCCTCAGCCTACACTAGCTTATACTATTGAGGAAATGGATTGTGGTACTAAGTATTTTATTTTAGATGCAGGTCATTATAGTCCTCCTTTTACATTGTTATTTGATGTAGTTCCTGAGAATGATGTTTTTAATCCTATTTTATTTAATCCAGAACATCCTGGACCATTTGATGATAATAATGCTATAAATGGTATTGTGGCTTATGGTGATATAAATACACCTGTCCCTGAGGGGAACTATTCTGTAGTTTTAATAGATGCTTGTGGTCGTACATCTGCTGTAGCTTTTGAGGTTGCAAATAATCTTCCTAATCCTACTGTTATTGGTAGAAATAATGGTTGCTTTTCAGATTTAGGTAGAATTATAGCTTTTATAGGTGAAAGAGATGTGGTTTCGGCAGAAATATTGGACGCGCCTCTTGCTTATGTAGAAACACTTAATGAGACTGAGTCATTACCACAAGATGTATCTTCTTTTATTAACAGTAATGGAAGATTAAATTTAACTAACCTTCCTCTAGGTACTTATTTAATTCGAATAATTGATGAATGCGGACAGGTTTATGAGAAAGAAGTAACAATTCCGCCATTTGTAGAGCAAGATTTTACCATAAGTACATTAATTGATTGTACTATAGGCTTAGGCTCTATAGAAATGTCGAGTGGTAACGGTGCATTAACATCTGTTATGTTACTATCTGCTCCTATGGGATATGAAGGTACTATTCCTTCAGATTTATCTGCAAGTATAGATTCGGGAGATTTATATTTAGATAATTTACCCGAAGGTAATTATACATTTCAAGGTATTGATATTTGTGGTCTTCAAAGAGAGCTAACCGTTACGGTAGAGGGGTATCAACCATCGGATAATCCATTTACTTTTATACCAAATTGTGGTTCTTTTGATATAATGATGACTGATGATGCTGTATCTTCTGGAGAACCTACTTATTGGCTGCAAAAGTTATTAAATGCAGATACAAATGAATGGGGACACCCTGATACAGCTGTTATATATCCAGACGATAGTATACCCACTGAAGATAACTCATTATCATTGCCTAATAATACTACAATATTCAATCTAACTTTTTCGGGAGATTTTAGAATTATTAAAGCTTTTGAAAGTTTTGGTAATGGAAATGAAGTAAAAAACTGCCTAGAAGTACTTGGTACATTTAATTATCTTAATCAACCAAGAATTAATGGTTTGTATAAACTATCATGTACTATTAATCCGGATGATATTTATATAGATGCAGATGGTATAGCTCCGCTTCATTATAGAATAGAGAACTCGGTAACTAATGAAGTCATTCTTGATAATGGTACAAACAATATATTTTCTAATCTTGCATCAGGTACTTATCAATTTGCGATAGAAGATGATTGTGGGAATATATCGCGCTTAACACAAAATATTGATGTATTACCTGATTTGGTAGTTGCCAATGAACCTAATTATGTTTTTGATTGCTTTGATGTTAATAATGAAATAGGTATCTCTCATGATTTTGATTTATCAGAATTGAATAGCATTATTCTAGGAGATCAGAATGAGAGCTTATATATACTTACTTACCATATTTCTCAAGCAGATGCAGATGCAGGAGTTAATGCATTACCAGAGTTATATACAGCAACTCAGTTGGCAACTACTATTTACGCCCGTCTTATTCATAATTATATATCTATTTGTTATGATGTTGTTTCTTTTCAATTATTACTTGCCCCAAATCCTGTATTACAATTACAGGAAACATATTATTTATGTGACGAAGATGCTATAGTGACATTATTTGCAGGAAACGGATATGATAGTTATTTATGGTCAACAGGTGAAACTTCATCTTCTATTACAGTAAGTGAACTCGGAAACTATACGGTTACTGTTACACAAGGATCATGTGATGCGAGTGGCGAGATTACAGTAGCATTATCATCTGTTCCAACTGTAATAGATATTGATACAGAGGACTGGACGTATAATAATAATACAATTATAGTATCTGTAATAGGCGATGGAGAGTATGAATATTCTATAGATGGTTTTTTATATCAAAATGAAAATGTTTTTACAGGTCTTGAGGCAGGAGTGTATACTGTTTACATTCGAGATATAAATGGTTGTGGTGTAGTAGAAGAGCAAGTAGTACTATTATACTATCCGAAGTTTTTTACTCCTAATGGCGATGGTATAAATGAGACTTGGAGAATACCTTTTTCTTTTTTCGAACCTGAATTAGATGTGTTTATATACGATAGGTATGGTAAACTTATTACGGGCTTTGATGCACAAAGCCAAGGGTGGGATGGCACATATAATGGTAAAAGATTACCTTCTACTGATTATTGGTTTGTGGTGAACCGTCAGGATGGAAGGGTACATAAGGGGCATTTTTCTTTACTTCGTTAA